The following are encoded in a window of Phaseolus vulgaris cultivar G19833 chromosome 3, P. vulgaris v2.0, whole genome shotgun sequence genomic DNA:
- the LOC137805583 gene encoding uncharacterized protein yields MPIQKVLKTPDVAGRMVKWAVELLEFDVKYEPRGPIKGQIFVDFVVELSAETMHNAESDDRWVLSVDGSSNQLGSGAGVILEGPNGVLIEQSLRFAFKASNNQAEYEALIAGILLAKEMGAKVLMAKSESLLITRQVTGEFQAKDQQMAAYLEYVQELRSSFALFEVVHVPREQNARADLLAKLASSGKGAGRGLLYKKL; encoded by the coding sequence ATGCCCATCCAAAAGGTTCTAAAGACACCGgatgtagctggaaggatggtaaaatgggcggtggagttgttaGAGTTCGACGTCAAGTAcgaaccccgaggaccgatTAAAGGGCAAATCTTCGtcgactttgtggtcgagctgtccGCTGAAACGATGCATAATGCCGAAAGTGATgatcgttgggtactctcggttgatgggtcgtccaaccagctagGTAGTGgggctggagtcattttggaaggacccaacggtgtgttaatagaacaatccctgaggtttgccttcaaagccagcaataatCAGGCGGAATATGAGGCATTGATTGCCGGTATCCTTTTGgcaaaggaaatgggggcgaaggtactgatggccaagagcgaatCTTTGCTGATCACCAGGCAGGTGACTGGCGaattccaggccaaggatcaacaaatggcggcttacctagaGTATGTACAGGAGCTGAGAAGTTCTTTTGCCTTGTTCGAAGTGGTGCACGtaccaagggagcagaatgcccgagctgacttgcttgccaagctcgccagttcgggcaagggggcaggcagaggactgttATACAAGAAACTCTAA
- the LOC137805584 gene encoding uncharacterized protein, translating into MGHYADMLLGKNKIAELRAIARRHKLAAGSQTVPNSVAEIAAAQGQSPPADPPAAAALPAPQRKKLPLKKAKRKAPRVVSDEETDEATEDGLICKRKRVAVVEPPAIESVAPNFVENPPSASTPFESAREVPLSNASVAEAAPEQLADTQASIQIAEELPNSPPRLEAPHAIQPCEGGGEHQPPPPAATSSLPDALQEALKSFTVRLSAMVDDCLPQIVGEGLKDSLERFELDNRVYQEVASTAKAATEKTKCDMLMQGLESSRVKNALKDELQSVRKDNKDLRKKLHDKLQDTVKLESKIVPLREEIVALKEAKVTDAEKVANLEKRSVERETLLGKVEQDRDKASQELAETAAELARAHEENTGLKKKTDELDEENRGLKAKVNELQLDAAQVLTSGFGAALEQFACKFPDLDLSEFSVYNEVVDGKIVPPIDLSP; encoded by the coding sequence ATGGGCCACTATGCAGACATGTTGTTGGGAAAGAATAAGATAGCTGAGCTACGTGCCATAGCTAGGCGCCATAAgctggcggcgggctcccaaacggTTCCGAATTCTGTtgcggagatcgccgccgcccaaGGCCAGTCTCCGCCAGCCGATCCACCCGCAGCCGCCGCTCTTCCAGCCCCTCAACGCAAGAAACTACCCCTCAAGAAGGCCAAGAGGAAGGCCCCTAGGGTAGTGTCTGATGAAGAGACGGATGAAGCCACTGAGGATGGACTAATCTGtaaaaggaaaagggtggcagTGGTAGAGCCCCCAGCAATTGAGAGTGTCGCTCCAAACTTCGTTGAGAacccccccagcgcctccacaccattcGAGTCCGCTAGGGAGGTTCCACTTTCAAACGCTTCAGTTGCTGAGGCCGCCCCCGAGCAACTTGCTGACACACAGGCCTCCATCCAAATCGCCGAAGAGCTGCCCAActcaccaccacgcctcgaAGCTCCCCATGCAATCCAACCTTGTGAGGGTGGCGGTGAGCACCAACCTCCACCTCCTGCAGCGACCTCAAGCCTCCCAGACGCTCTTCAAGAAGCTTTGAAGTCCTTTACCGTGCGCCTAAGTGCCATGGTCGACGACTGTCTTCCTCAGATCGTCGGCGAAGGGCTCAAGGATTCTTTGGAGAGGTTCGAACTTGATAACCGGGTCTACCAGGAAGTGGCAAGCACTGCGAAAGCTGCGACCGAGAAGACCAAATGCGACATGCTGATGCAAGGTCTCGAGTCTTCGCGGGTCAAAAATGCCCTCAAGGACGAGCTCCAGAGCGTACGCAAAGACAACAAAGACCTGCGCAAAAAGCTTCATGACAAACTCCAAGACACCGTCAAGTTGGAGAGCAAGATCGTCCCTCTGAGGGAGGAAATTGTCGCGCTGAAGGAGGCGAAGGTGACTGATGCCGagaaggtggccaacttggagaaGAGGTCTGTCGAGAGGGAGACTCTTCTGGGAAAAGTTGAGCAAGATCGGGATAAGGCCTCCCAGGAACTAGCCGAAACTGCTGCGGAGCTTGCTCGAGCTCATGAAGAAAACACCGGTCTCAAGAAGAAAACTGACGAGCTCGATGAAGAGAACCGCGGATTGAAGGCAAAGGTCAACGAGCTTCAGCTCGATGCTGCCCAAGTTCTCACTTCCGGCTTCGGAGCAGCTCtggagcagtttgcttgcaaatTCCCCGATCTGGACCTCTCGGAGTTTTCTGTatacaacgaggtggtggatggcaagatcGTCCCCCCCATCGATTTATCGCCTTGA